The following proteins are co-located in the Anas platyrhynchos isolate ZD024472 breed Pekin duck chromosome 1, IASCAAS_PekinDuck_T2T, whole genome shotgun sequence genome:
- the RS1 gene encoding retinoschisin isoform X2: MPPAPAALALSPGEDERLELWHSKACKCDCQGGPNLVWSSRTNSLECMPECPYHKPLGFESGAVTPDQISCSNPEQYTGWYSSWTANKARLNGQGFGCAWLSKYQDNGQWLQIDLKEVKVISGILTQGRCDADEWMTKYSVQYRTDENLNWVYYKDQTGNNRVFYGNSDRSSSVQNLLRPPIVARYIRLIPLGWHVRIAIRMELLECLGKCG, encoded by the exons atgcctcctgccccagctgcgCTGGCCCTTTCCCCCGGCGAG GATGAGAGATTGGAGCTGTGGCACAGCAAGGCTTGCAAATGCGATTGCCAAGGAGGTCCTAACTTGGTGTGGTCCAGCAGAACTAACAGCTTAGAGTGCATGCCAG agtgCCCCTACCACAAGCCTCTGGGCTTTGAGTCCGGCGCTGTCACCCCCGACCAGATCAGCTGCTCCAACCCCGAGCAGTACACGGGCTGGTACTCCTCATGGACAGCCAACAAGGCCCGCCTCAACGGCCAAGGCTTCGG GTGCGCCTGGCTCTCCAAGTACCAGGACAACGGGCAGTGGCTGCAGATTGACCTGAAGGAGGTGAAGGTGATCTCGGGGATCCTCACGCAAGGGCGCTGTGATGCTGACGAGTGGATGACCAAGTACAGCGTGCAGTACCGCACCGACGAGAATCTCAACTGGGTTTACTACAAGGACCAGACCGGGAACAACCGG GTTTTCTACGGAAACTCGGACCGGTCGTCCTCAGTGCAGAACCTGCTGCGGCCGCCCATCGTGGCCCGCTACATCCGCCTCATCCCACTGGGCTGGCACGTGCGCATCGCCATCCGCATGGAGCTCCTCGAGTGCCTGGGCAAGTGCGGCTGA
- the RS1 gene encoding retinoschisin isoform X1, whose translation MPPAPAALALSPGEDERLELWHSKACKCDCQGGPNLVWSSRTNSLECMPECPYHKPLGFESGAVTPDQISCSNPEQYTGWYSSWTANKARLNGQGFGCAWLSKYQDNGQWLQIDLKEVKVISGILTQGRCDADEWMTKYSVQYRTDENLNWVYYKDQTGNNRVGGPCMKVLGLGGKYLKTGGLWEKQGGWGSVLTPWLHPCGHPPATVPVNVTLTGPRTACPCLSHQVFYGNSDRSSSVQNLLRPPIVARYIRLIPLGWHVRIAIRMELLECLGKCG comes from the exons atgcctcctgccccagctgcgCTGGCCCTTTCCCCCGGCGAG GATGAGAGATTGGAGCTGTGGCACAGCAAGGCTTGCAAATGCGATTGCCAAGGAGGTCCTAACTTGGTGTGGTCCAGCAGAACTAACAGCTTAGAGTGCATGCCAG agtgCCCCTACCACAAGCCTCTGGGCTTTGAGTCCGGCGCTGTCACCCCCGACCAGATCAGCTGCTCCAACCCCGAGCAGTACACGGGCTGGTACTCCTCATGGACAGCCAACAAGGCCCGCCTCAACGGCCAAGGCTTCGG GTGCGCCTGGCTCTCCAAGTACCAGGACAACGGGCAGTGGCTGCAGATTGACCTGAAGGAGGTGAAGGTGATCTCGGGGATCCTCACGCAAGGGCGCTGTGATGCTGACGAGTGGATGACCAAGTACAGCGTGCAGTACCGCACCGACGAGAATCTCAACTGGGTTTACTACAAGGACCAGACCGGGAACAACCGGGTGGGTGGACCTTGCATGAAAGTGTTGGGCCTTGGGGGGAAGTACCTCAAGACGGGGGGGCTGTGGGAGAAGCAGGGTGGATGGGGCTCGGTGCTTACCCCATGGCTCCATCCCTGTGGCCATCCCCCTGCCACGGTGCCAGTGAATGTCACACTGACTGGTCCCCGAACCGCCTGCCCGTGTCTCTCTCACCAGGTTTTCTACGGAAACTCGGACCGGTCGTCCTCAGTGCAGAACCTGCTGCGGCCGCCCATCGTGGCCCGCTACATCCGCCTCATCCCACTGGGCTGGCACGTGCGCATCGCCATCCGCATGGAGCTCCTCGAGTGCCTGGGCAAGTGCGGCTGA